The bacterium genome window below encodes:
- a CDS encoding aminotransferase class I/II-fold pyridoxal phosphate-dependent enzyme: MPYGQDASLAVDTAALRRGIAALQEKLQDNYPFFHPMYAGQMLKPPHEAAVLGYLAAMLINPNNHALDGGPATGQLEKELTADLARMFGYAEHLGHLTSSGTIANLEALWVARREHPGKAVAFSDQAHYTHSRMCEVLGLRGVEVPTDSSGRMDAEALHQLCLSEDIGTVVATLGTTGLGALDPLPRILELGERHGFRVHVDSAYGGFFRLIADDGSDGVDAAVFGAMGEADSIVVDPHKHGLQPYGCGCVLFKDPSVGKHYVHDSPYTYFTSDDLHLGEISLECSRAGASAAALWLTLRMLPLESRAGLGGVLRRCREAALHWSELIRTSDRVALVLEPSLDIVVFFPDNGARSSTAISDRSDALFAATMEDKENPLYLSKLRVKSGLLKSRYPDLNADAEWTTVLRSVLMKPEHADWVERLHATVEEHLS, encoded by the coding sequence ATGCCGTATGGACAGGATGCATCGCTGGCGGTGGATACTGCGGCGCTGCGGCGCGGCATTGCGGCGCTGCAGGAGAAGCTGCAGGACAATTACCCGTTCTTTCATCCGATGTATGCGGGACAGATGCTCAAGCCGCCGCATGAAGCCGCGGTGCTGGGCTATCTCGCCGCCATGCTGATCAATCCGAACAATCATGCGCTGGACGGGGGTCCCGCCACCGGTCAGCTCGAAAAGGAACTCACCGCCGACCTGGCCCGGATGTTCGGCTACGCGGAGCATCTCGGTCATCTCACCAGCAGCGGCACCATTGCCAATCTCGAAGCGCTGTGGGTCGCACGGCGCGAACATCCCGGCAAGGCCGTGGCGTTCTCGGACCAGGCGCATTACACGCACAGCCGCATGTGCGAGGTACTCGGACTCCGCGGTGTGGAAGTGCCGACCGACAGCAGCGGACGCATGGATGCGGAGGCGCTGCACCAGCTCTGTCTCTCCGAGGATATCGGTACGGTGGTGGCGACGCTGGGAACGACAGGACTCGGTGCGCTCGATCCGCTTCCCCGCATTCTCGAACTCGGCGAGCGGCACGGCTTCCGCGTGCACGTAGATTCCGCTTACGGAGGCTTCTTCCGTCTCATCGCCGATGATGGCTCGGACGGCGTGGACGCCGCGGTGTTCGGCGCCATGGGCGAGGCCGACAGCATCGTGGTGGATCCGCACAAACATGGACTGCAGCCCTACGGCTGCGGCTGCGTGCTGTTCAAAGATCCTTCGGTGGGAAAGCACTATGTGCACGACTCGCCCTACACTTACTTCACTTCCGACGATCTGCATCTCGGGGAAATCAGTCTCGAGTGTTCGCGGGCCGGTGCCTCGGCCGCCGCACTTTGGCTGACGCTGCGCATGCTGCCGCTGGAAAGCCGGGCCGGACTCGGTGGCGTCCTTCGCCGCTGCCGCGAGGCCGCCCTGCACTGGAGCGAACTCATCCGCACCTCCGACCGCGTAGCCCTCGTGCTCGAACCCTCACTCGACATCGTCGTCTTCTTCCCTGACAACGGCGCACGCTCGTCCACCGCCATCTCCGACCGCAGCGATGCCCTCTTTGCCGCCACCATGGAAGACAAGGAAAACCCTCTCTACCTCAGCAAACTCCGCGTGAAATCCGGCCTCCTCAAATCCCGCTACCCCGACCTCAACGCCGACGCCGAATGGACCACAGTCCTTCGCAGCGTCCTCATGAAGCCGGAGCACGCAGACTGGGTGGAGCGCCTGCATGCGACGGTGGAAGAGCACTTATCGTAG
- a CDS encoding T9SS type A sorting domain-containing protein: protein MGTGLRDEVLLYDEGRMQINFNIVVLNRQFAYAVGRLLMLSIIVGSAAFAQNRGTGYAPSAMPDIPKHHIELYDEVVHGEHPGFARWFCKLGDVNDDGYDDFAVSASLDTTFIFFGGDPLDHDPAIILPGGSTGLASGDFNGDGRIDIATGVGWRDKVYNADYRGRVRLFFRHPNPPYFNFEPDMELRGPDSSGWGCFDFEDEQRSAIQTLDFNGDGYTDLLFKVLDTSLPSRAKLVLLYGGKLLDDQADLEFYARKRGIGFHAIAHTMMTGDLDGNGCDDILCYGFYDATEQRTAEYWDYYPGNNADLTGIGRTLHADSGWSPSKFFSHIMDIDLDGYDDIIDQAVRTSYGDVLVFHGSAQLPQHPVPDDSIPNYRPEFGGDIRPRVICPVGDMNGDGTRDILIGWATYFISLGTLYYLYPMTPWGLVREPIGYFGTIPDEDWVEPGAHDAGDVNGDGYDDVITLGRGGGVENKADHRFQIYLGSSDMLTDVETPFVPSRDAFQIYPNPVPPSTRQLTIGLKDSGSGPATILLRNILGQTVLRKDIEISKPDPLIQISFPELRAGYYHVSVAHGDRIEGRGIIVR, encoded by the coding sequence ATGGGGACAGGATTGAGGGACGAGGTATTATTGTACGATGAGGGCCGCATGCAGATAAACTTCAACATAGTAGTACTCAACAGGCAATTTGCGTATGCCGTGGGCCGACTGCTCATGCTCTCGATAATCGTTGGGTCGGCGGCTTTCGCGCAGAACAGAGGTACAGGGTACGCGCCTTCCGCCATGCCGGATATCCCGAAACACCATATCGAACTCTACGACGAAGTTGTTCATGGGGAGCATCCGGGATTTGCGCGGTGGTTCTGCAAGCTGGGAGATGTCAATGACGATGGATACGACGATTTCGCTGTCTCGGCGTCGCTCGATACGACATTCATCTTCTTCGGTGGGGATCCGCTGGACCATGACCCCGCAATCATTCTTCCGGGTGGCTCCACAGGACTCGCTTCCGGGGATTTCAACGGAGACGGACGAATCGACATTGCCACCGGCGTAGGCTGGAGAGACAAGGTCTACAATGCGGACTACCGGGGTCGCGTGCGTCTGTTCTTCCGCCATCCGAATCCGCCGTATTTCAATTTTGAACCTGACATGGAGCTGCGCGGACCGGATTCCAGCGGATGGGGGTGCTTTGATTTCGAGGATGAGCAGCGCAGCGCGATTCAGACTCTCGACTTCAACGGGGATGGATATACGGACCTGTTGTTCAAGGTTCTTGACACATCCCTTCCATCGAGAGCAAAACTCGTCCTGCTGTACGGTGGCAAGCTCCTGGACGATCAGGCTGATCTGGAGTTCTACGCGAGAAAACGTGGGATCGGCTTCCACGCGATTGCACATACGATGATGACCGGGGATCTCGATGGCAACGGTTGTGATGATATTCTGTGTTATGGTTTCTACGACGCAACTGAGCAGCGGACAGCCGAATACTGGGATTATTACCCCGGGAACAATGCTGATCTTACCGGCATCGGCCGGACGCTACACGCAGATTCCGGATGGAGCCCGAGTAAGTTTTTCTCCCACATCATGGATATCGATCTGGATGGCTACGACGACATCATTGATCAGGCTGTTCGCACTTCCTATGGTGATGTCCTCGTTTTTCACGGATCAGCACAGCTGCCGCAGCATCCCGTCCCTGATGATTCCATTCCCAACTATAGACCTGAATTCGGAGGGGATATTCGTCCTCGTGTGATATGTCCAGTCGGAGACATGAATGGTGACGGGACGAGAGATATCTTGATTGGATGGGCAACCTATTTCATCTCCTTGGGCACATTGTATTACCTCTATCCTATGACCCCGTGGGGACTGGTGCGAGAGCCTATTGGCTACTTCGGCACAATACCTGATGAAGATTGGGTAGAACCAGGCGCTCACGATGCAGGAGATGTGAATGGGGATGGCTATGACGATGTAATCACACTCGGGCGCGGCGGAGGAGTAGAGAACAAAGCGGACCACAGGTTTCAGATTTATCTCGGCTCGTCGGATATGTTGACGGATGTGGAAACACCCTTCGTTCCCTCGCGCGACGCCTTCCAGATCTATCCCAACCCCGTTCCACCCAGCACCCGCCAACTCACCATCGGATTGAAAGACTCAGGTTCTGGTCCAGCGACCATTCTATTGCGAAATATCCTTGGACAAACTGTGCTGCGAAAGGACATCGAAATCAGCAAGCCGGATCCGTTGATTCAGATTTCATTCCCTGAACTACGCGCAGGTTACTACCATGTGAGCGTTGCGCATGGGGACAGGATTGAGGGAAGAGGAATTATTGTACGATGA
- a CDS encoding T9SS type A sorting domain-containing protein yields MRIAFVIVFAVFQLCIPCTQLQAQLNPAQDRGTGYAPSAMPDIPKHHIELYDEVVHGEHPGFARWFCKLGDVNDDGFDDFAVSASLDTTFIFFGGDPLDHDPAIILPGGSTGLASGDFNGDGRIDIATGVGWRDKVYNADYRGRVRLFFRHPNPPYFNFEPDMELRGPDSSGWGCFDFEDEQRSAIQTLDFNGDGYTDLLFKVLDTSLPSRAKLVLLYGGKLLDDQADLEFYARKRGIGFHAIAHTMMTGDLDGNGCDDILCYGFYDATEQRTAEYWDYYPGNNADLTGIGRTLHADSGWSPSKFFSHIMDIDLDGYDDIIDQAVRTSYGDVLVFHGSAQLPQHPVPDDSIPNYRPEFGGDIRPRVICPVGDMNGDGTRDILIGWATYFISLGTLYYLYPMTPWGLVREPIGYFGTIPDEDWVEPGAHDAGDVNGDGYDDVITLGRGGGVENKADHRFQIYLGSSDMLTDVETPFVPSRDAFQIYPNPVPPSTRQLTIGLKNSGSGPATIHLRNVLGQTVLRKDIEISKPDQLIQISFPELRAGYYHVSVAHGDRIEGRGIIVR; encoded by the coding sequence ATGCGCATTGCTTTTGTGATTGTTTTTGCTGTTTTCCAGCTGTGCATTCCGTGCACTCAGCTGCAAGCCCAGCTGAATCCTGCGCAGGACAGAGGTACAGGGTACGCGCCTTCCGCCATGCCGGATATCCCGAAACACCATATCGAACTCTACGACGAAGTTGTTCATGGGGAGCATCCGGGATTTGCGCGGTGGTTCTGCAAGCTGGGAGATGTCAACGATGATGGATTCGACGATTTCGCTGTTTCGGCGTCGCTCGATACGACATTCATCTTCTTTGGTGGGGATCCGCTGGACCATGACCCCGCGATCATTCTCCCCGGTGGCTCCACGGGACTCGCGTCCGGGGATTTCAACGGAGATGGACGAATCGACATTGCTACCGGCGTAGGCTGGAGAGACAAGGTCTACAATGCGGACTACCGGGGTCGCGTGCGTCTGTTCTTCCGCCATCCGAATCCGCCGTATTTCAATTTTGAACCTGACATGGAGCTGCGCGGACCGGATTCCAGCGGATGGGGGTGCTTTGATTTCGAGGATGAGCAGCGCAGCGCGATTCAGACTCTCGACTTCAACGGGGATGGATATACGGACCTGTTGTTCAAGGTTCTTGACACATCCCTTCCATCGAGAGCAAAACTCGTCCTGCTGTACGGTGGCAAGCTCCTGGACGATCAGGCTGATCTGGAGTTCTACGCGAGAAAACGTGGGATCGGCTTCCACGCGATTGCACATACGATGATGACCGGGGATCTCGATGGCAACGGTTGTGATGATATTCTGTGTTATGGTTTCTACGACGCAACTGAGCAGCGGACAGCCGAATACTGGGATTATTACCCCGGGAACAATGCTGATCTTACCGGCATCGGCCGGACGCTACACGCAGATTCCGGATGGAGCCCGAGTAAGTTTTTCTCCCACATCATGGATATCGATCTGGATGGCTACGACGACATCATTGATCAGGCTGTTCGCACTTCCTATGGTGATGTCCTCGTTTTTCACGGATCAGCACAGCTGCCGCAGCATCCCGTCCCTGATGATTCCATTCCCAACTATAGACCTGAATTCGGAGGGGATATTCGTCCTCGTGTGATATGTCCAGTCGGAGACATGAATGGTGACGGGACGAGAGATATCTTGATTGGATGGGCAACCTATTTCATCTCCTTGGGCACATTGTATTACCTCTATCCTATGACCCCGTGGGGACTGGTGCGAGAGCCTATTGGCTACTTCGGCACAATACCTGATGAAGATTGGGTAGAACCAGGCGCTCACGATGCAGGAGATGTGAATGGGGATGGCTATGACGATGTAATCACACTCGGGCGCGGCGGAGGAGTAGAGAACAAAGCGGACCACAGGTTTCAGATTTATCTCGGCTCGTCGGATATGTTGACGGATGTGGAAACACCCTTCGTTCCCTCGCGCGACGCCTTCCAGATCTATCCCAACCCCGTTCCACCCAGCACCCGCCAACTCACCATCGGATTGAAGAACTCAGGTTCTGGTCCAGCGACCATCCATTTGCGGAATGTACTTGGACAGACTGTGCTGCGAAAGGACATCGAAATCAGCAAGCCGGATCAGTTGATTCAGATTTCATTCCCTGAACTACGCGCAGGCTACTACCATGTGAGCGTTGCGCATGGGGACAGGATTGAGGGACGAGGTATTATTGTACGATGA
- a CDS encoding T9SS type A sorting domain-containing protein: MGTGLREEELLYDEGRMQINFNIVVVSRQFAYAVGLLLMLSIIVGSAAFAQDRGTGYAPSAMPDIPKHHIELYDEVVHGEHPGFARWFCKLGDVNDDGYDDFAVSASLDTTFIFFGGDPLDHDPAIILPGGSTGLASGDFNGDGRIDIATGVGWRDKVYNADYRGRVRLFFRHPNPPYFNFEPDMELRGPDSSGWGCFDFEDEQRSAIQTLDFNGDGYTDLLFKVLDTSLPSRAKLVLLYGGKLLDDQADLEFYARKRGIGFHAIAHTMMTGDLDGNGCDDILCYGFYDATEQRTAEYWDYYPGNNADLTGIGRTLHADSGWSPSKFFSHIMDIDLDGYDDIIDQAVHKTYGDVLVFHGTADLPQHPEPNDSIPNYTPEFGGDIQPRVICPVGDMNGDGTRDLLIGWATYFISTGTLYYLYPMTPWGLVREPIGYFGTIPDEDRVVPGAHDAGDVNGDGYDDVITLGRGRGVESHKNYKFQIYLGSSDMLTDVETPLVPSRDAFHIYPNPVPPSTRQLTIGLKDSGSGPATILLRNILGQTVLRKDIEISKPDPLIQISFPELRAGYYHVSVAHGDRIEGRGIIVR, encoded by the coding sequence ATGGGGACAGGATTGAGGGAAGAGGAATTATTGTACGATGAGGGCCGCATGCAGATAAACTTCAACATCGTAGTGGTCAGCAGGCAATTTGCGTATGCCGTAGGCCTACTGCTCATGCTCTCGATAATCGTTGGGTCGGCGGCCTTCGCGCAGGACAGAGGTACAGGGTACGCGCCTTCCGCCATGCCGGACATCCCGAAACACCATATCGAACTCTACGACGAGGTTGTTCATGGGGAGCATCCGGGATTTGCGCGGTGGTTCTGCAAGCTGGGCGATGTCAACGACGATGGGTACGACGATTTCGCTGTCTCGGCGTCGCTCGATACAACATTCATTTTCTTTGGAGGGGATCCGCTGGACCATGACCCCGCGATCATTCTTCCGGGTGGCTCCACAGGACTCGCGTCCGGGGATTTTAATGGAGACGGACGAATCGACATTGCTACCGGCGTAGGCTGGAGAGACAAGGTCTACAATGCGGACTACCGGGGTCGCGTGCGTCTGTTCTTCCGCCATCCGAATCCGCCGTATTTCAATTTTGAACCTGACATGGAGCTGCGCGGACCGGATTCCAGCGGATGGGGGTGCTTTGATTTCGAGGATGAGCAGCGCAGCGCGATTCAGACTCTCGACTTCAACGGGGATGGATATACGGACCTGTTGTTCAAGGTTCTTGACACATCCCTTCCATCGAGAGCAAAACTCGTCCTGCTGTACGGTGGCAAGCTCCTGGACGATCAGGCTGATCTGGAGTTCTACGCGAGAAAACGTGGGATCGGCTTCCACGCGATTGCACATACGATGATGACCGGGGATCTCGATGGCAACGGTTGTGATGATATTCTGTGTTATGGTTTCTACGACGCAACTGAGCAGCGGACAGCCGAATACTGGGATTATTACCCCGGGAACAATGCTGATCTTACCGGCATCGGCCGGACGCTACACGCAGATTCCGGATGGAGCCCGAGTAAGTTTTTCTCCCACATCATGGATATCGATCTGGATGGCTACGACGATATCATTGATCAGGCAGTCCACAAGACATATGGTGACGTCCTCGTTTTTCACGGAACTGCTGATTTACCGCAGCATCCCGAGCCGAATGATTCCATTCCCAACTATACACCTGAATTCGGAGGTGATATTCAGCCGCGTGTCATATGCCCGGTTGGAGACATGAATGGTGACGGGACGAGAGATCTACTCATCGGATGGGCTACATATTTTATATCTACTGGCACATTATACTATCTCTATCCAATGACCCCGTGGGGCCTGGTGCGGGAGCCAATCGGCTACTTCGGCACGATACCTGATGAAGACAGGGTGGTACCTGGAGCACATGATGCCGGGGATGTAAACGGAGATGGGTATGATGATGTAATTACACTTGGGCGTGGAAGGGGTGTGGAATCACATAAAAATTATAAATTCCAGATTTATCTCGGCTCGTCGGATATGTTGACGGATGTGGAAACACCCCTCGTTCCCTCGCGCGACGCCTTCCATATCTATCCCAACCCCGTTCCACCCAGCACCCGCCAACTCACCATCGGATTGAAAGACTCAGGTTCTGGTCCAGCGACCATTCTATTGCGAAATATCCTTGGACAAACTGTGCTGCGAAAGGACATCGAAATCAGCAAGCCGGATCCGTTGATTCAGATTTCATTCCCTGAACTACGCGCAGGCTACTACCATGTGAGCGTTGCGCATGGGGACAGGATTGAGGGACGCGGGATAATCGTGAGGTAG
- a CDS encoding type II toxin-antitoxin system PemK/MazF family toxin, whose amino-acid sequence MTTEPGQVFIVDLGMTAKPRPMLVVSRRDENAPRALSVCAPITTSNRGSRYEIAIGKPRFLRRQSFVNLQGLQAIQHHELGKPLGMLSKEKMDEVKKALSWMLDLP is encoded by the coding sequence ATGACGACTGAACCGGGTCAAGTATTTATCGTTGATCTTGGCATGACCGCGAAACCGCGACCGATGCTGGTCGTTTCAAGGCGTGACGAGAATGCACCAAGAGCTTTAAGCGTTTGTGCACCGATTACAACAAGCAATCGGGGCAGCAGATATGAAATTGCCATCGGCAAACCTCGCTTCCTGCGAAGGCAGAGCTTTGTCAACCTCCAGGGTCTTCAAGCTATCCAGCATCACGAACTTGGAAAGCCACTCGGCATGCTGTCGAAGGAAAAGATGGATGAGGTGAAAAAGGCACTCAGCTGGATGTTAGATCTTCCTTGA
- a CDS encoding T9SS type A sorting domain-containing protein yields the protein MRIAFVIVFAVFQLCIPCTQLQAQLNPAQDRGTGYAPSAMPDIPKHHIELYDEVVHGEHPGFARWFCKLGDVNDDGFDDFAVSASLDTTFIFFGGDPLDHDPAIILPGGSTGLASGDFNGDGRIDIATGVGWRDKVYNADYRGRVRLFFRHPNPPYFNFEPDMELRGPDSSGWGCFDFEDEQRSAIQTLDFNGDGYTDLLFKVLDTSLPSRAKLVLLYGGKLLDDQADLEFYARKRGIGFHAIAHTMMTGDLDGNGCDDILCYGFYDATEQRTAEYWDYYPGNNADLTGIGRTLHADSGWSPSKFFSHIMDIDLDGYDDIIDQAVRTSYGDVLVFHGSAQLPQHPVPDDSIPNYTPEFGGDIRPRVICPVGDMNGDGTRDLLIGWATYFISLGTLYYLYPMTPWGLVREPIGYFGTIPDEDRVVPGAHDAGDVNGDGYDDVITLGRGGGVENKADHRFQIYLGSSDMLTDVETPFVPSRDAFQIYPNPVPPSTRQLTIGLKNSGSGPATIHLRNVLGQTVLRKDIEISKPDQLIQISFPELRAGYYHVSVAHGDRIEGRGIIVR from the coding sequence ATGCGCATTGCTTTTGTGATTGTTTTTGCTGTTTTCCAGCTGTGCATTCCGTGCACTCAGCTGCAAGCCCAGCTGAATCCTGCGCAGGACAGAGGTACAGGGTACGCGCCTTCCGCCATGCCGGATATCCCGAAACACCATATCGAACTCTACGACGAAGTTGTTCATGGGGAGCATCCGGGATTTGCGCGGTGGTTCTGCAAGCTGGGAGATGTCAACGATGATGGATTCGACGATTTCGCTGTTTCGGCGTCGCTCGATACGACATTCATCTTCTTTGGTGGGGATCCGCTGGACCATGACCCCGCGATCATTCTCCCCGGTGGCTCCACGGGACTCGCGTCCGGGGATTTCAACGGAGATGGACGAATCGACATTGCTACCGGCGTAGGCTGGAGAGACAAGGTCTACAATGCGGACTACCGGGGTCGCGTGCGTCTGTTCTTCCGCCATCCGAATCCGCCGTATTTCAATTTTGAACCTGACATGGAGCTGCGCGGACCGGATTCCAGCGGATGGGGGTGCTTTGATTTCGAGGATGAGCAGCGCAGCGCGATTCAGACTCTCGACTTCAACGGGGATGGATATACGGACCTGTTGTTCAAGGTTCTTGACACATCCCTTCCATCGAGAGCAAAACTCGTCCTGCTGTACGGTGGCAAGCTCCTGGACGATCAGGCTGATCTGGAGTTCTACGCGAGAAAACGTGGGATCGGCTTCCACGCGATTGCACATACGATGATGACCGGGGATCTCGATGGCAACGGTTGTGATGATATTCTGTGTTATGGTTTCTACGACGCAACTGAGCAGCGGACAGCCGAATACTGGGATTATTACCCCGGGAACAATGCTGATCTTACCGGCATCGGCCGGACGCTACACGCAGATTCCGGATGGAGCCCGAGTAAGTTTTTCTCCCACATCATGGATATCGATCTGGATGGCTACGACGACATCATTGATCAGGCTGTTCGCACTTCCTATGGTGATGTCCTCGTTTTTCACGGATCGGCGCAGTTGCCCCAGCATCCCGTCCCTGATGATTCCATACCAAATTACACTCCGGAATTTGGAGGGGATATTCGTCCTCGTGTGATATGTCCAGTAGGAGACATGAATGGCGACGGAACGAGAGATCTACTTATAGGATGGGCTACGTATTTCATATCTTTGGGCACGTTGTACTATCTCTATCCAATGACCCCGTGGGGATTGGTTCGAGAGCCCATCGGCTACTTCGGTACGATACCCGATGAAGACAGGGTCGTTCCTGGAGCTCACGATGCAGGAGATGTGAATGGGGATGGATATGACGATGTAATCACACTCGGGCGCGGCGGAGGAGTAGAGAACAAAGCGGACCACAGGTTTCAGATTTATCTCGGCTCGTCGGATATGTTGACGGATGTGGAAACACCCTTCGTTCCCTCGCGCGACGCCTTCCAGATCTATCCCAACCCCGTTCCACCCAGCACCCGCCAACTCACCATCGGATTGAAGAACTCAGGTTCTGGTCCAGCGACCATCCATTTGCGGAATGTACTTGGACAGACTGTGCTGCGAAAGGACATCGAAATCAGCAAGCCGGATCAGTTGATTCAGATTTCATTCCCTGAACTACGCGCAGGTTACTACCATGTGAGCGTTGCGCATGGGGACAGGATTGAGGGAAGAGGAATTATTGTACGATGA
- a CDS encoding T9SS type A sorting domain-containing protein — translation MGTGLREEELLYDEGRMQINFNIVVVSRQFAYAVGLLLMLSIIVGSAAFAQDRGTGYAPSAMPDIPKHQIELYDEVVHGEHPGFARWFCKLGDINDDGYDDFAVSASLDTTFIFFGGDPLDHDPAIILPGGSTGLASGDFNGDGRIDIATGVGWRDKVYNADYRGRVRLFFRHPNPPYFNFEPDMELRGPDSSGWGCFDFEDEQRSAIQTLDFNGDGYTDLLFKVLDTSLPSRAKLVLLYGGKLLDDQADLEFYARKRGIGFHAIAHTMMTGDLDGNGCDDILCYGFYDATEQRTAEYWDYYPGNNADLTGIGRTLHADSGWSPSKFFSHIMDIDLDGYDDIIDQAVRTSYGDVLVFHGSAQLPQHPVPDDSIPNYRPEFGGDIRPRVICPVGDMNGDGTRDILIGWATYFISLGTLYYLYPMTPWGLVREPIGYFGTIPDEDWVEPGAHDAGDVNGDGYDDVITLGRGGGVENKADHRFQIYLGSSDMLTDVETPFVPSRDAFQIYPNPVPPSTRQLTIGLKNSGSGPATIHLRNVLGQTVLRKDIEISKPDPLIQISFPELRAGYYHVSVAHGDSIEGRGIIVR, via the coding sequence ATGGGGACAGGATTGAGGGAAGAGGAATTATTGTACGATGAGGGCCGCATGCAGATAAACTTCAACATCGTAGTGGTCAGCAGGCAATTTGCGTATGCCGTAGGCCTACTGCTCATGCTCTCGATAATCGTTGGGTCGGCGGCCTTCGCGCAGGACAGAGGTACAGGGTACGCGCCTTCCGCCATGCCGGACATCCCGAAACACCAAATCGAACTCTACGACGAGGTTGTTCATGGGGAGCATCCAGGATTTGCACGGTGGTTCTGCAAGCTGGGAGATATCAATGACGATGGGTACGACGATTTCGCTGTTTCGGCGTCGCTCGATACGACATTCATCTTCTTTGGTGGGGATCCGCTGGACCATGACCCCGCGATCATTCTCCCCGGTGGCTCCACGGGACTCGCGTCCGGGGATTTCAACGGAGATGGACGAATCGACATTGCTACCGGCGTAGGCTGGAGAGACAAGGTCTACAATGCGGACTACCGGGGTCGCGTGCGTCTGTTCTTCCGCCATCCGAATCCGCCGTATTTCAATTTTGAACCTGACATGGAGCTGCGCGGACCGGATTCCAGCGGATGGGGGTGCTTTGATTTCGAGGATGAGCAGCGCAGCGCGATTCAGACTCTCGACTTCAACGGGGATGGATATACGGACCTGTTGTTCAAGGTTCTTGACACATCCCTTCCATCGAGAGCAAAACTCGTCCTGCTGTACGGTGGCAAGCTCCTGGACGATCAGGCTGATCTGGAGTTCTACGCGAGAAAACGTGGGATCGGCTTCCACGCGATTGCACATACGATGATGACCGGGGATCTCGATGGCAACGGTTGTGATGATATTCTGTGTTATGGTTTCTACGACGCAACTGAGCAGCGGACAGCCGAATACTGGGATTATTACCCCGGGAACAATGCTGATCTTACCGGCATCGGCCGGACGCTACACGCAGATTCCGGATGGAGCCCGAGTAAGTTTTTCTCCCACATCATGGATATCGATCTGGATGGCTACGACGACATCATTGATCAGGCTGTTCGCACTTCCTATGGTGATGTCCTCGTTTTTCACGGATCAGCACAGCTGCCGCAGCATCCCGTCCCTGATGATTCCATTCCCAACTATAGACCTGAATTCGGAGGGGATATTCGTCCTCGTGTGATATGTCCAGTCGGAGACATGAATGGTGACGGGACGAGAGATATCTTGATTGGATGGGCAACCTATTTCATCTCCTTGGGCACATTGTATTACCTCTATCCTATGACCCCGTGGGGACTGGTGCGAGAGCCTATTGGCTACTTCGGCACAATACCTGATGAAGATTGGGTAGAACCAGGCGCTCACGATGCAGGAGATGTGAATGGGGATGGCTATGACGATGTAATCACACTCGGGCGCGGCGGAGGAGTAGAGAACAAAGCGGACCACAGGTTTCAGATTTATCTCGGCTCGTCGGATATGTTGACGGATGTGGAAACACCCTTCGTTCCCTCGCGCGACGCCTTCCAGATCTATCCCAACCCCGTTCCACCCAGCACCCGCCAACTCACCATCGGATTGAAGAACTCAGGTTCTGGTCCAGCGACCATCCATTTGCGGAATGTACTTGGACAGACTGTGCTGCGAAAGGACATCGAAATCAGCAAGCCGGATCCGTTGATTCAGATTTCATTCCCTGAACTACGCGCAGGCTACTACCATGTGAGCGTTGCGCATGGGGACAGCATTGAGGGACGCGGGATTATCGTGAGGTAG